A segment of the Methanomassiliicoccales archaeon genome:
GGTCGGTGAGCACTCCCAGCTTCACATCGGCGATCATCTCCTCCAGGGTCTGGTCCCCTTTCTCGAAGAAGGTGTTGGTCATGCGCACCCAAACTCTCCGCCCGAAGTCCTGCGCCCTGCCATTGCCTGTCGGTTTCACGCCCATCTCCGCTGCGGTCTCCAGCGAATGCATGTACCCCTGGTAGACCCCGTCCTGTATGATGGTGGTGCGCGATGAGGGTGTTCCCTCGTCATCGAATGGAACGGTCCCTCTAGCTCCTAGCACCGTTCCATCGTCTACCATGGTGATGAGGGGTGATCCGACCTTCTTCCCCACCATATCGGTAAGGAAAGAACGCCGTTTGACGATCTCGTCCGCCTCGGAGGCATGTCCCATGACCTCATGGGCCAGCAGCCCGGATATGCTGGGATCGGTTATGCAGGTGACCAGTCCCGAAGGGGCTTTCACCGCGGTGAGCATCTTGAGCGCTTCCAACCCGGTGTTCCGGCCCAATGCCTCCAGGTCAGTGGCCTTGACCAGCTCGAAGCCCTTGGAGCCATCGCGAATGTCATAAAAGAACTCTGTTCGGCCTGCTTCCGAGGCCACCGCCTCCACCATTAGGGAGGAACGTACCTCCTCCCAGCTCAACTGTCGGTCATGGCTGCTTACCAACTGGTTCTGGCGCACCTCCTCCCGCAGCATGGAATTGGTATTGACTATGCGAGGGTCCACCTTCTGTGCCCGGTCCAGGTCTATGGCCGCCTGCACCTTCTCGTCCATGCCTATCTTGGAGGGGTGTATCTGAACGTCAGCCTTCAGATCGGCCCTGGCGCCTCCCATGTCCGGGATGAGCTTGCCCGGGGCGTTTCCCGCCTTGGCGTTTCGAACGGCCTTGACCGCCGCTTCCAAAAGAGTATCTCTGGACACATCCACGGTGGTGGCGTAACCCCATGAGCCCTT
Coding sequences within it:
- a CDS encoding TldD/PmbA family protein, translated to MMDQLEKAVERMRMEGADFCDARYQTITSTGVAVVDAAVKRISEDRMRGVCLRARKKGSWGYATTVDVSRDTLLEAAVKAVRNAKAGNAPGKLIPDMGGARADLKADVQIHPSKIGMDEKVQAAIDLDRAQKVDPRIVNTNSMLREEVRQNQLVSSHDRQLSWEEVRSSLMVEAVASEAGRTEFFYDIRDGSKGFELVKATDLEALGRNTGLEALKMLTAVKAPSGLVTCITDPSISGLLAHEVMGHASEADEIVKRRSFLTDMVGKKVGSPLITMVDDGTVLGARGTVPFDDEGTPSSRTTIIQDGVYQGYMHSLETAAEMGVKPTGNGRAQDFGRRVWVRMTNTFFEKGDQTLEEMIADVKLGVLTDRMISGMEDPVGGGFEAKALRGFLIENGQVTKMLRSFTLTGNALDILGTGDAVGKKVTLDGGYCGKGIEDWVPVSSGGPHCRFKIVLGGD